In one Umezawaea sp. Da 62-37 genomic region, the following are encoded:
- a CDS encoding arylamine N-acetyltransferase, translating to MTTHPDVRPATRAVDTYLERIGYRGDVTPGVDVLRALHRAHLATVPFENLDVHLGAVVPLDRAAILDKVVARRRGGYCFELNTAFGALLEALGFEVSLACAAIGPRDAEEPLWGNHMALLVRVDGGTWVADVGMGQGFVEPLPLRPGPHDRAGFDFEVARDDHWWVGLHRFGRLPGYLLREEPHELEWFEPHHQRQSTDPESSFVRRLLAQRPHDDHVLTLVGTKLFSNGPAGGTEVPVETAEEFAAVLAERFDVPVADVDTDRLFRFASAPTT from the coding sequence ATGACGACCCACCCCGACGTGCGTCCCGCGACCCGAGCGGTCGACACCTACCTGGAGCGGATCGGCTACCGCGGCGACGTGACACCGGGCGTGGACGTGCTGCGGGCGCTGCACCGGGCGCACCTGGCCACCGTGCCGTTCGAGAACCTCGACGTGCACCTGGGCGCGGTCGTGCCGCTGGACCGGGCCGCGATCCTGGACAAGGTGGTGGCGCGGCGGCGCGGCGGGTACTGCTTCGAGCTGAACACCGCGTTCGGCGCGCTGCTGGAGGCGCTGGGGTTCGAGGTGTCACTGGCGTGCGCCGCGATCGGCCCGCGCGACGCGGAGGAACCCTTGTGGGGCAACCACATGGCGCTGCTGGTGCGCGTCGACGGCGGCACGTGGGTCGCCGACGTCGGCATGGGCCAGGGTTTCGTGGAGCCGCTCCCCCTGCGGCCGGGACCGCACGACCGCGCCGGGTTCGACTTCGAGGTGGCGCGCGACGACCACTGGTGGGTCGGGCTGCACCGGTTCGGCAGGCTGCCGGGGTACCTGCTGCGCGAGGAGCCGCACGAGCTGGAGTGGTTCGAGCCGCACCACCAGCGCCAGTCCACCGATCCGGAGTCGTCGTTCGTGCGGCGGCTGCTGGCGCAGAGGCCGCACGACGACCACGTGCTGACGCTGGTCGGCACCAAGCTGTTCTCCAACGGTCCCGCGGGCGGGACCGAGGTGCCGGTGGAGACGGCCGAGGAGTTCGCCGCCGTGCTGGCCGAGCGGTTCGACGTGCCGGTGGCCGATGTGGACACCGACCGCCTGTTCCGGTTCGCCAGCGCCCCGACCACCTGA